In Kaistia defluvii, the sequence TTCCAGTGGCCCGGCATGGGCTTCCTGTTCGTTCAATCCGTGCAGTATGTCGATATCCCGGTCATGGCTGCCTATCTCATGATCGTCTGCTGCATCTTCATCACCATCAACCTGATCGTCGATCTGATCTATGTCGTGGTCGATCCGCGCGTCGATCAGCTGGTGCGCGGAGGCGGCAATGGCCACTGAACTTTCCCCCGCGCGTCCGAGCCTCCGGCAGCGCCTCTGGGCATTCTATGACAGCGACCTGATCTGGAGCTTCCGACACAGCCCGATGGCGATCCTCTCGGCGGCGCTTCTGGCGATCGTCGCCTTCACCTCGCTCTTCGCGGCGTGGCTGATGCCGCAGAACCCGTTCGACATCACGCAGCTTTATCTCGAAAAGGCCAATCTGCCGCCGATCTGGATTGAGGGCGGACAGATGCCCTATCTGCTGGGCACCGACCTGCAGGGCCGCGATATCCTCTCGGCCATCGTCTACGGGTCGCGCATCTCGCTCATCATCGGCGTGGCCAGCGTCGCGCTGTCGATGACGATCGGCGTGCTGGTCGGACTGATGGCCGGCTATGTCGGCGGCGCGCTCGACAATTTCCTGATGCGCATCGGCGATGCCGTCATGTCGATTCCGACCCTGCTGGTCGCCATCCTGATCAGTGCGATCTTTCGCGGGATGCTGCCGGTCGATTATCGCGACACGGCCGCCCCGCTGATCCTGGTCGTTGCGCTCTCGCTGACGAGCTGGGTCGTCTATGCCCGCATGATCCGCGCCGCCACCATGGTCGAGGCCGGCAAGGAATATGTGCTGGCCGCCCGGATCATCAAGGTACCGCGTCGGCGGATCATCCTGCACCACATCCTGCCGAACGTGCTGACCGCGGCGCTGGTGACGGCAACCCTCAATCTGGGCCTCGCCGTACTGGCCGAGGCGACGCTCTCTTTCCTGGGTGTCGGCATGCCGAGCGCCCAGCCTTCGCTGGGCACGCTGATCCGCATCGGCAACCAGTTCTTCTTCTCGGGCACCTGGTGGATCGTTCTGTTCCCCGCCCTCCAGCTCACCCTGATCATCCTGGCCGTGAACCTGCTCGGCGACTGGCTGCGCGACGCGC encodes:
- a CDS encoding ABC transporter permease codes for the protein MATELSPARPSLRQRLWAFYDSDLIWSFRHSPMAILSAALLAIVAFTSLFAAWLMPQNPFDITQLYLEKANLPPIWIEGGQMPYLLGTDLQGRDILSAIVYGSRISLIIGVASVALSMTIGVLVGLMAGYVGGALDNFLMRIGDAVMSIPTLLVAILISAIFRGMLPVDYRDTAAPLILVVALSLTSWVVYARMIRAATMVEAGKEYVLAARIIKVPRRRIILHHILPNVLTAALVTATLNLGLAVLAEATLSFLGVGMPSAQPSLGTLIRIGNQFFFSGTWWIVLFPALQLTLIILAVNLLGDWLRDALNPKLK